Within the Trichoderma breve strain T069 chromosome 3, whole genome shotgun sequence genome, the region TGACGAAACGTCGTTCCCTTTCCGCTAGCTTGACTGCTGTTCCAGGTTCCCTCCATCCAGTCTCCGTTTGCCCAACGCCAGACACCTTTCCCAAATGGCAGATTATTCTTCCATTGACCAGAGTAACTGGAGCCAGTTTTGCTATTCTTTTGGGTACCAGCTCCAGACTTTTGGCCAGCCTCGAACCAGCCGTCATAAATACGGCCGTCGCTCGTCCTCAGTTTTCCGTGGCCGGCCTTGACGCCTTTGGACCACATGCCGGCATATTCGGCCGTCTTGGTGGTATATTTCCCGTGCCCCGAATATATCCCATTATCCCACTCGCCTTCATACATGGTGCCGTCCTTGTATCTCATCACTCCTTTGCCATGAGGGACGTATACGGGAGG harbors:
- a CDS encoding MORN repeat domain-containing protein, which produces MARTLVEISDTIFVGGKQGKYTGSAVKTSTTSKHPPVYVPHGKGVMRYKDGTMYEGEWDNGIYSGHGKYTTKTAEYAGMWSKGVKAGHGKLRTSDGRIYDGWFEAGQKSGAGTQKNSKTGSSYSGQWKNNLPFGKGVWRWANGDWMEGTWNSSQASGKGTTFRHFGNGSIYEGETQNGKFTGRGNIIYKNGGVYRGLCFNGMRHGAGSYKSKDGVLYEGTWSNDAEKGVFVITHVASCVKKKHRY